In Frondihabitans sp. PAMC 28766, a genomic segment contains:
- a CDS encoding vitamin K epoxide reductase family protein, with product MSSQTASKPASSQSFITAILLIVSGLVGLYGSFKLVVEKYDLLEHPKQGLACDINPFVSCSTVIDSWQSHLFGFPNPIIGVAGFMIPITIGFALLARARFARWFWVAANIGFALAWIFVTFLFTQTVFFIGALCPWCMLVWSTTIPLFWVFTVWNIAQGNITKNERVRRAMRRFLPFAWAIPVANALVIVLIIINHFPLLLTLLFG from the coding sequence GTGTCGTCACAAACCGCGTCCAAGCCTGCGTCCTCGCAGTCTTTCATCACGGCGATCCTGCTGATCGTCTCCGGCCTCGTCGGGCTCTACGGGTCGTTCAAGCTGGTGGTCGAGAAGTACGACCTGCTCGAGCACCCCAAGCAGGGGCTCGCCTGCGACATCAATCCGTTCGTCTCGTGCTCGACGGTGATCGACTCGTGGCAGTCGCACCTGTTCGGCTTCCCGAACCCCATCATCGGCGTCGCCGGCTTCATGATCCCCATCACGATCGGCTTCGCCCTGCTCGCTCGCGCCCGCTTCGCGCGCTGGTTCTGGGTCGCCGCGAACATCGGCTTCGCTCTGGCGTGGATCTTCGTGACCTTCCTGTTCACGCAGACGGTCTTCTTCATCGGCGCCCTCTGCCCGTGGTGCATGCTCGTCTGGAGCACGACCATCCCGCTGTTCTGGGTCTTCACGGTGTGGAACATCGCTCAGGGCAACATCACCAAGAACGAGCGCGTGAGACGAGCGATGCGCAGGTTCCTGCCGTTCGCGTGGGCGATCCCGGTCGCCAACGCCCTCGTGATCGTGCTGATCATCATCAACCACTTCCCGCTGCTGCTCACTCTGCTCTTCGGCTGA
- a CDS encoding Rne/Rng family ribonuclease, which translates to MVDKNENSPKRRSRLFAGFRSHKAQPAVPVVPEPEQPAPSAVGAAREAAPASAADTAVPQEATAVPNDNTTSATEQVEGQAAEAVVDVETIERDEADQTPVVPTVDKPALASPFEAPLTTTSLIFHAPDIAPLPEQDDYDDEGSSSRRRSRQRPGGSPGQGSGSHQGDGDEPSTTRTRSRANREPREPREVELITEPQRVKGSTRLEAKKQRRRDGRDAGRRRPVVTEAEFLARRESVDRKMIVRTQGDSIQIGVLEDGILAEHYVAKSQNVSLIGNVYLGRVQNVLPSMEAAFVDIGRGRNAVLYSGEVDWDSVDHSQGQPRRIELALKPGDRVLVQVTKDPVGHKGARLTSQISLPGRFLVYVPNGSMNGISRKLPDTERARLKKILKEALPENTGVIVRTAAEGATEEQLTLDVKRLLNQWADISKKVEAGNAPTLLHSEPDLLIKIVRDVFNEDFHELVIDGDEAKETIEQYLSAVAPDLLDRVKSYEGDKDSFDEYRLSEQIDKALDRKVWLPSGGSLVIDRTEAMTVVDVNTGKFVGSGGNLEETVTKNNIEAAEELVRQLRLRDIGGIIVVDFIDMVLESNRDLVLRRLVECLSRDRTKHQVAEVTSLGLVQMTRKKLGLGLAESFEEIGVDRQQAAEQQQQNRQKSQERRRAKAANGNGAGNGSGSSNGNGSNGRGGSPRGSEAHPATGTIHAITDDVKNALAKIAASTVPHAEGEPASPAETAAAVEAAIDAVAAGMGGTEPAAPAAASVSTDGPAAASVSTDGPAAASVSADGAAVEGEQTPASGRSRRGRGRRASASGQAAAEAPASGEGAAVIEVASTTSVESATAGASDPAPVSSAPAASASAAPETAAPAAAADKPEKASRRSQATVTQPEATVAILDIPVAKVERAPRKVSARDAEQLLDSVLGALPEPKQPGQGRSRSRRASTSGTTAASSVDASASGDSGASGASGSSSTAGSSSSSAESGPFILGVGVSSDDL; encoded by the coding sequence ATGGTGGATAAAAACGAAAACAGTCCGAAGAGAAGAAGTCGCCTGTTCGCAGGGTTCCGATCGCACAAGGCGCAGCCCGCCGTGCCGGTCGTACCCGAACCCGAACAGCCCGCTCCTTCCGCTGTCGGCGCCGCCCGAGAGGCCGCACCGGCCTCGGCCGCCGACACAGCCGTGCCTCAGGAGGCCACAGCCGTGCCCAACGACAACACCACATCCGCGACCGAGCAGGTCGAAGGCCAGGCGGCCGAGGCCGTCGTCGACGTCGAGACGATCGAGCGCGACGAGGCCGACCAGACGCCCGTCGTGCCGACGGTCGACAAGCCCGCCCTCGCGTCGCCCTTCGAGGCGCCGCTGACGACGACGAGCCTGATCTTCCACGCCCCCGACATCGCCCCGCTGCCCGAGCAGGACGACTACGACGACGAGGGCTCGTCGAGCCGTCGCCGGTCACGCCAGCGCCCGGGCGGATCGCCTGGGCAGGGCTCCGGCTCGCACCAGGGCGACGGCGACGAGCCGTCGACGACCCGCACCCGGTCGCGCGCCAACCGCGAGCCGCGCGAGCCGCGCGAGGTCGAGCTCATCACCGAGCCGCAGCGCGTCAAGGGCTCGACCCGCCTCGAGGCCAAGAAGCAGCGCCGCCGCGACGGTCGCGATGCGGGTCGCCGCCGCCCCGTCGTGACCGAGGCCGAGTTCCTCGCCCGCCGTGAGAGCGTCGACCGCAAGATGATCGTGCGCACGCAGGGCGACAGCATCCAGATCGGCGTGCTCGAAGACGGCATCCTCGCCGAGCACTACGTCGCCAAGTCGCAGAACGTCTCGCTCATCGGCAACGTCTACCTCGGCCGCGTGCAGAACGTCCTGCCGTCGATGGAAGCCGCGTTCGTCGACATCGGGCGCGGCCGGAACGCCGTGCTCTACTCGGGCGAGGTCGACTGGGACAGCGTCGACCACAGCCAGGGCCAGCCGCGCCGCATCGAGCTGGCGCTGAAACCCGGCGACCGCGTGCTCGTCCAAGTCACCAAAGACCCGGTCGGCCACAAGGGTGCCCGGCTCACCTCGCAGATCTCGCTGCCCGGCCGCTTCCTGGTCTACGTGCCGAACGGCTCGATGAACGGCATCAGCCGCAAGCTGCCCGACACCGAGCGCGCGCGCCTGAAGAAGATCCTGAAAGAGGCTCTGCCCGAGAACACCGGCGTGATCGTCCGCACCGCGGCCGAGGGCGCCACCGAAGAGCAGCTCACCCTCGACGTGAAGCGCCTTCTCAACCAGTGGGCCGACATCTCGAAGAAGGTCGAGGCGGGCAACGCCCCGACCCTGCTCCACTCCGAGCCCGACCTGCTGATCAAGATCGTGCGCGACGTCTTCAACGAGGACTTCCACGAGCTCGTCATCGACGGCGACGAGGCCAAAGAGACGATCGAGCAGTACCTCTCGGCCGTGGCCCCCGACCTCCTCGACCGCGTGAAGTCGTACGAGGGCGACAAAGACTCGTTCGACGAGTACCGCCTCTCCGAGCAGATCGACAAGGCGCTCGACCGCAAGGTCTGGCTGCCCTCGGGCGGCTCGCTGGTCATCGACCGCACCGAGGCCATGACGGTCGTCGACGTCAACACCGGCAAGTTCGTCGGCTCGGGCGGCAACTTGGAAGAGACCGTCACCAAGAACAACATCGAGGCCGCCGAAGAGCTCGTGCGCCAGCTGCGCCTCCGCGACATCGGCGGCATCATCGTCGTCGACTTCATCGACATGGTGCTCGAGTCGAACCGCGACCTCGTGCTGCGCCGTCTCGTCGAGTGCCTCAGCCGCGACCGCACCAAGCACCAGGTGGCCGAGGTCACCTCGCTCGGCCTCGTGCAGATGACGCGCAAGAAGCTGGGCCTGGGCCTTGCCGAGTCGTTCGAAGAGATCGGTGTCGACCGTCAGCAGGCGGCCGAGCAGCAGCAGCAGAATCGCCAGAAGTCGCAGGAACGCCGTCGCGCCAAGGCCGCGAACGGCAACGGGGCCGGCAACGGCAGCGGGTCGTCGAACGGCAACGGCTCGAACGGTCGCGGCGGCTCGCCGCGCGGCTCCGAAGCGCACCCCGCCACCGGCACCATCCACGCGATCACCGACGACGTCAAGAACGCCCTCGCCAAGATCGCCGCGTCGACCGTGCCCCACGCCGAGGGCGAGCCGGCCAGCCCGGCCGAGACCGCTGCGGCCGTCGAAGCCGCTATCGATGCGGTCGCCGCGGGCATGGGCGGCACCGAGCCGGCCGCGCCCGCCGCTGCATCCGTCTCGACCGACGGCCCCGCCGCTGCGTCCGTCTCGACCGACGGCCCCGCCGCTGCATCCGTCTCGGCCGACGGCGCCGCCGTCGAGGGTGAGCAGACCCCGGCCTCCGGGCGCTCCCGCCGCGGGCGCGGCCGTCGTGCCTCGGCCTCCGGGCAGGCCGCCGCCGAGGCACCCGCCTCGGGGGAGGGCGCTGCCGTGATCGAGGTCGCGTCGACGACGTCGGTCGAGAGCGCGACCGCAGGGGCGTCGGATCCTGCGCCCGTGTCGTCGGCCCCGGCGGCCTCCGCCTCGGCCGCACCTGAGACCGCCGCGCCGGCCGCTGCCGCCGACAAGCCCGAGAAGGCCTCGCGCCGCTCGCAGGCGACCGTCACGCAGCCCGAGGCGACCGTCGCCATCCTCGACATCCCGGTCGCCAAGGTCGAGCGCGCCCCGCGCAAGGTGAGCGCCCGCGACGCCGAGCAGCTCCTCGACAGCGTGCTGGGCGCGCTGCCCGAGCCGAAGCAGCCCGGTCAGGGCCGCAGCCGCTCGCGGCGCGCGTCGACCAGTGGCACCACGGCTGCGTCGAGCGTCGATGCGTCGGCCTCCGGCGATTCGGGCGCCTCGGGCGCCTCGGGTTCGTCGAGCACCGCGGGTTCCTCGAGTTCCTCCGCAGAATCGGGCCCGTTCATCCTCGGCGTGGGAGTATCGTCCGACGACCTGTGA
- a CDS encoding thioredoxin domain-containing protein, with the protein MTPAPDNGQSKRNRRDEAREKARIAREAAARRRRRNRFFIIGGSVLAAIVVVAVVVFAVTSSIQPPGPGPKNMASGGILLQGTSGQVSTVKTAALKNGEAVKPTDQKKLTKTVNITAYIDYQCPYCDQFETTNAAQIQTLLKKGAITYEVHPIAFLDNSSLGNKYSTRSANAAACVANYEPDKFLAVTTAFYKNQPAEGTHGRTDQQIITTVKGAGATNSKIPSCITSQKFKSFVANVTQTDLTKKLPNSSIAKLSSTPTVIVNGKQYQGSLTDASAFSSFVAQQSAS; encoded by the coding sequence ATGACACCCGCCCCCGATAACGGTCAGAGCAAGCGAAACAGGCGAGACGAGGCGCGCGAGAAGGCGCGCATCGCTCGCGAGGCGGCTGCCCGCAGGCGCCGCCGCAACCGCTTCTTCATCATCGGAGGCAGCGTCCTGGCCGCGATCGTGGTCGTAGCCGTCGTCGTCTTCGCCGTCACCTCGTCGATCCAACCCCCCGGGCCCGGGCCGAAGAACATGGCCTCGGGAGGCATCCTGCTGCAGGGCACCTCGGGCCAGGTGTCCACGGTCAAGACCGCCGCTCTCAAGAACGGCGAGGCGGTCAAGCCGACCGACCAGAAGAAGCTCACCAAGACCGTCAACATCACGGCCTACATCGACTACCAGTGCCCGTACTGCGACCAGTTCGAGACGACCAACGCGGCGCAGATCCAGACCCTGCTGAAGAAGGGCGCGATCACCTACGAGGTGCACCCGATCGCCTTCCTCGACAACTCGTCGCTCGGCAACAAGTACTCGACGCGCTCGGCCAACGCGGCCGCCTGCGTGGCCAACTACGAGCCCGACAAGTTCCTCGCCGTGACCACCGCGTTCTATAAGAACCAGCCGGCGGAGGGCACCCACGGGCGCACCGATCAACAGATCATCACGACGGTGAAGGGCGCCGGGGCGACGAATTCGAAGATCCCGTCGTGTATCACGAGCCAGAAATTCAAGTCGTTCGTGGCGAACGTCACGCAGACCGACCTGACGAAGAAGCTGCCGAACTCGTCGATCGCGAAGCTCTCGTCGACCCCGACGGTCATCGTCAACGGCAAGCAGTACCAGGGCTCGCTCACCGACGCGTCGGCGTTCTCGTCGTTCGTGGCCCAGCAGTCGGCCAGCTAG
- a CDS encoding DUF4233 domain-containing protein, whose translation MTETPARPARQARPRRARSLTESLLQIMLLLEACVLFFIVLNVGGAGILSWPVAVGGGVGFIVLMAVAARGMQHLWGVVLGCVVQVLLALTGILVVLMFVVAAIFIGIWIFCLIKGVQIDRRNAAIRAWMEANPGLDPRDYQ comes from the coding sequence ATGACAGAGACGCCCGCGCGACCGGCCAGGCAGGCCCGGCCCCGCCGTGCCCGGAGCCTGACCGAGAGCCTGCTGCAGATCATGTTGCTGCTCGAGGCCTGCGTGCTGTTCTTCATCGTGCTGAACGTCGGTGGCGCCGGAATCCTCTCGTGGCCTGTCGCCGTGGGTGGCGGCGTCGGCTTCATCGTGCTGATGGCCGTCGCGGCCCGCGGCATGCAGCACCTGTGGGGCGTCGTGCTCGGCTGCGTGGTTCAGGTGCTGCTCGCGCTCACCGGCATCCTCGTCGTGCTGATGTTCGTCGTGGCCGCGATCTTCATCGGCATCTGGATCTTCTGCCTGATCAAGGGCGTCCAGATCGACCGCCGTAACGCGGCCATCCGCGCCTGGATGGAGGCCAACCCCGGTCTCGACCCGCGCGACTACCAGTAG
- the ndk gene encoding nucleoside-diphosphate kinase encodes MAELEETLVLVKPDGVARNLTGEILRRIEQKGYGLVDIKLVEADRDLLAAHYEEHVGKPFYEPLVEFMESGPIVAIRVEGNAVIAGFRSLAGATDPTNAAPGTIRGDLGRDWGLKVQQNLVHGSDSPESAARELALWFK; translated from the coding sequence GTGGCCGAACTCGAAGAAACCCTGGTGCTCGTCAAACCGGACGGCGTCGCACGCAACCTGACCGGCGAGATCCTGCGACGCATCGAGCAGAAGGGCTACGGCCTCGTCGACATCAAGCTCGTCGAGGCCGACCGCGACCTGCTCGCCGCGCACTACGAAGAGCACGTCGGCAAGCCGTTCTACGAGCCGCTCGTCGAGTTCATGGAGTCGGGCCCGATCGTCGCCATCCGCGTCGAGGGCAACGCCGTGATCGCCGGCTTCCGCTCGCTCGCCGGTGCCACCGACCCGACGAACGCCGCGCCCGGCACCATCCGCGGCGATCTCGGCCGCGACTGGGGCCTCAAGGTGCAGCAGAACCTCGTGCACGGCAGCGACTCGCCCGAGTCGGCCGCTCGCGAGCTCGCGCTCTGGTTCAAGTAG